Part of the Apostichopus japonicus isolate 1M-3 chromosome 18, ASM3797524v1, whole genome shotgun sequence genome, TTTTGTAGAGCATGCGCGGAAAAAGCACCAACCGATTGTTGTAGAAGAAGGTCAGGAGGTTCAACCGTTAGAACTAAAGATAGATCAGAGGGTACGGAAAGtcaaacaaaattatatgaacaCAGGAAGAGATGCTCTATAATTGAGACACCATGACCGAATATTTAGTTATTGTCAGTATTTCCATACTGATACTGATATTGATAAATGACGTCATCTTAGGACCCAGTTCAATGTTGTCGTGAGCAGGCCCTCTTGGACCTAGTTGGCGAACACGGCGAGATGACTTTGTCGATATCCGGTTACCCAAGTCAAGCCATGTAGACTCCAATCATATACTCCTATATCAAGATATGTGAACTTCTATATTGAAGCCTTTATACGCGAAGATATCGCCGCTGTTCTTTGAATTTCGCTTCCTCCCTCTGTAAATGCCCAGCCGGTAACAGAGCAGATGGGACATTCCATTGGGGGCAATGCAAACGTTGTCTTAGTGTAATGTTCGTGGTATGACAATATATGACAAATAGATTAGCATCAGAAGACTCCCCAAGACCTAACCAATTTCTAAGAAGGTCCAACGACGTCTGCTGGAATCAAGGTTGACATGGTAAAGAAGATGCTATTTTTGGTCACATTTAGACTAACCTTACCGTAATGTGACACTGGAAACTATCCTTACTATCCGTGATTGAATTTGTGTGGAAGGACAAGaggtgtaggggggggggggggttgggagtggCAGAATGGATAAGAAATATGTTTTGTAGACATCAttatatgatattgtataaAGTGGAAGCGAAAAGAAAGACGTCATTGGTACACTCTGCTGGGACAGATCATGAATTTGATAAATGGGGGTGTTTGTGTGGCCCTGGGATCTTTAGAGCCGACTCACAGGCGTGTATTTCAGTCGGGGggttttcattggggggggggggggaagagaaaTAGAATGTTATGTAAGGAATGGTGCATCCTGAGGCATATTTTGGCTATAAGTTAGGTATATGATTAAAAGTCTGCTTGCATGAGGTTCCGTTAATGTCTACCGTTTCAATTGTAGAACTCTTAGAACGTTCACCTGCGTGATTCGTAAGTGCATATATGTAAATCGCGTTTCCCAATGTTGAGTAAAAATCGCCGTCCGATGAAGTATTTCCAAAAGTGTGTTCTCACGTACATTGAACAATATAACCTGCTGAGAAATCAACAGTTCtacaaaaccaaaataaataccATGTGCTTAATTTCTAGTTTCCTTCGGCACTGTAGTTTTTTCTACATACACTATTGCAAAATCtaatattatcattttaatGTATTCTGTAAAAATTGTTGTAACTGGAATACAGAACATGCTCTTGTTTAACGCTATCAGTTTTGTGTATAGGCCAAGAAGGCTGAGAAATCAACAGTTGTACACCAAAAATGAATACTAGTGCTCAATTTCATGTTTCCTTAGGTATGGTTGTTTCATTTGTGCATGTATACAGACTTCGGAAACTGAGGGAAGAATtgagtgtgtaagtcaatggatcAATTAATTGTGGTAACTAATCTATGTAATAAATAATTACTTTGAATATCTGATATTTCGGTATTTATACATGCAACATGCCCTTTACtaaaataaatcaaagtaataattaatatctttaataatgaaattaaaaaagttatCCATACCGTTTTtgtctttcatatttattcacatACTTCGCATGCGAAAGTTGTCAAAATAAAACGATTGAAATCTACATCAttctttgttttgaaaatgcttTTAATAAATGAGGAATGTAAAACAAGGGGAACTTATCCGCTTTAAATTACCCAATTGGGCTCACTTTCATATGCTTAATATCATGTCATGCTTCATAACTCTTTTTACTTGtcacagtatgagcagtatgggTATCCCTGTTTGTATTAGATACATACAGTTTCGAAACTGTTTGTACTGCTAGTAAGATCGCTTCTATAAGATTGAGGTGAGAGAACAGTATAAAGTGCTTAAAAGTATTAAATAATTGTCACAGATGGCTTATCAAATTCTACATATATAGCATTATGTCACTAGCAACCATGTGATAATAATCTTTGATTAGTTGCATACATGGAAACTAAAGTCATGTAAACCATAACAGTCTTTGTACTGCTTGCCTGTGGTGGatttttatacaaaataattttgacTTAAAAAGGGGAAAAGTTTGTACATTTCTGATTTTCGCTTGTGATTATACTATACTTTACACGATTAATCTGTACGTCAATTTTGTTAGAATCATTTAACAATTCACTTATATATAGGGTTATCAATTTCATTTCGTTAATCTTATTTTGATGAATTGCAAGTTTATTTTTAAGGCTTTGGTAAATTGATCAAAATTGTCGAAAGCTCGGTAGTATTGAGACCCTCCCGTATAATTCCACGAGTACAGTGACTGCCAGAAAATGTTACCCTAATTGCTCGGTAAGGAACGATACAACACATCATAAAACCCACAACATTTCAGCTatcattgtacagtatatacctagTATATACCTTGTGTGCAAAATATTGATTCTAGTCTTCGGTGATACTGAAAATCACACCTTTCTACATGTAGTGTAGACATCTGGTTAGGCTTCCAATTGATTGACACGTTAGCCACGTGGTTAGGCCACACACTGATACCTGCTGTATAGTTCGCAAACATCACAATTACTGTACTGCTATGTATAATAAGTTTGGAAGGAAGAAAAACCGCTGTAGGACACCTATCGGTACAGCTTCCTAAAACATAACTTTGGACCGGAAGAAGCGCTATGAACAAAACGGTTTGGTTCCTGATATAAAACTGTCTGTCATTGTAATCTCAGATTGTTGAACTTTTAGAGAATTTTGGCGGCATTGGCTCAATGGAAGAGAGAATGACCAGGTGAACGCGTGTACGCTACAAAGACATTCATTTTACTAACTATTAACCGTGTAGTAGAATTATACAAAACGATGGATCgttgaaattttcagttgcatAGCAGGCGACTAAGGATGCAAGCAGCTTTAACTAGTGGAGAGTAATACATATTGGAAATTATTGCACTTCGATTATTCATGAAGGTGATAAATCAGTCTTGTCTAAAACCTTAGCAATTAAGTGTCACGGATTGAAAATGGACCATGATTTCGAGGAGAGGTCTAAGAACGATCCGAAGACGCTGTTTACGTTCGAAAACAACACTTTTATTTGTTGCTGTAATTGCGTTATATTTTTGGCGCCAAAGATCACTGATATCGACATCAGACGCCTCATATCAAAGAGAGTTTGATCTTCAACATCGAGATGATTACTATGCATATCAATACGGAGTgggtaaaaatgaaaaagacgATGGAGCTAAAGGCATCTTATTAGAAGATGGGAATCAGGAGAACATTCCGGAGGAACTTGATGCAGGGCAATTTGAGGAAGAGGACGACAGTTTGAATGGATTTGAAAAGATAAAGAAGAATTTAGGTATCGAGGTGGAAGAAGAAGCTGAAGTAGAAGAAGAGCAGAATGTAAGAGATCtgtttcaattaaataaagctTTCCAAAATGGAAAATCAAAACAGAACGCTCTGAATAAGTTAAAGGAGATTCTGGGTCTTCCACCTGATGATGATGCTGTGTATGATGGTTCACTGATTGCGGATCCAATTGATAAAATGGAAGCAGACGAcaacgaagaagaaaaaaatggcgGTAAAAAGAAAGGTGATGTCATTAATATCTTAGGCTTATTTTCTGTAATCGCAATCAGTGATGGTTTTGTTCAGTAACTGTATAGGGAGGCGAATGGTCCCATTAAACACCCTGCTGCAAAATCATTAAAAGAAATTATATGCCTGTTTTAAAAAGTCGTATAAGCTCCACGTGACTTTTGTGCTCGGATAGGCAATAGGGTGAACTGACCCGAAGTTTGATTAAAACCAGCTAAAAAAtcaatcgggggggggggggggggaggatggggtTGTTGATGCATGGGGCTTCGGGCAGGAGGAAATTATTCGCTAATGCATAACTTTTAATCAGACATTATCGttaatatttaaacaatttcGCTCTGATGTATAAGTAAACCTACGTCACCAATTtctactttattttatttcattttcttttaacgCTTAGTTGCTTGTCGATTCAAAAAGAAATGCATATTGGCCCTTCTTTAACTTTTGCAACTAGGGATTGTTCTATTGCCAAGTATCCTATAACGTTCAATGGACAACATAAATTGCGTCAGTAATTGATGCATGCTTTGACTGTATGTTTTATGTGTGATTTTCgtttataatttttataattcaCTTTCAAAAACCATTAAACATATCAGCAATAGAGTTGATTTATAATGGCATGATGTATGTTTTAATTGTGTATCAAAACATTCAAACGAGTctaacatttgtttttgttttgtttttttctgagcAGGAAAACTAGgaaaattaaagaagaaaaccaaATTGAAACCGCTCGATTTTGAAATTGGAGAAATAGATCGAGATTTGCCAGACGTCAGACCAAACGAGTGAGTGAAtaagtataaaatatatcaagCGGAATTATATAAATCATACTGAAATACCAAATATTCTGTAGttgatttcattcattcattcaatcattcattcattaatttgttCGATCATTCGTTTGTTCGGCATTCATTCATtgattctttcattcattcattaattaattaattcatcgATCCATTAATTCATTCACATATCCAtaaatccatccatccattcattcgttcgttcgtcTGTTCGTCCGTTCGTCCATTCGTCCGTTCGTCCGTTCTTCGTTCGTCCATTCGTCAATTCATTCATTCCTTCATATATTCGTCCATTCATCCATTCggccatccattcatccattcatccatccattcatccgtTCATCCACCCATCCATTCATTCGTATATTCGTTCGttcatttatttgttcattcatccatccattcattcatccgtTCATCCATTTGTTCCTTTATTTACTTTCTAATGATTTTTGTTATTTGATTCTTaatcttcttatatatatattccagatGCAAACACAAGTCGTACCCTGATAATCTACCCACGGCGTCAATAATAATCGTGTTTTATGACGAGGGACTCAAGACATTACTCAGAACTGTGCATAGTATCGTCAACCGATCACCACCTCACCTCATCAGCGAAATCATTCTTATTGATGATTACAGCACCAGAGGTTAGTATTATAGTACCATCACAGTGCCCATCGTAGCGTACACTTTTTTCCCCTCCCGTCGGTACGAGATGGTATTGCCTTATTTAACACATGTAGAGCCAAGCTACGCAGACAAGTATTATGTAAGGGGAGATATAGCTTGCACACAGGTCACGCGGACGATGTTCCTGATGTCATCATATTGCCCAGCGTAGCATACACTTTTCCCCCACCCGTCGGTTCGAGATGGTATTGCCGTATTCAACACAGAGCCAGGCTACGCAGGCAAGCATTATATAAGGGGAGATATTGCTTGTACCTAAGCACACAGGTCACGCGAACTATACGTTATATAAGCTTCTGGTCAGGTAACAGACCCCAAGCAGTTTTCAATTtctcttatttttatttttcctctgTTCAGAACATTACACGAATGAACTAAAGGTACAATTACGTCAGATCAACTATCCCATAATAATCAGACGGACAAAGCAGAGGTTCGGATGGGTCCTCGCTAGGATCCAAGGGGCTGAATACGCCAAAGGAGACGTCCTCATTTTCCTCGACGCCCACACAGAAGTAACTGAGGGATGGCTGGAGCCGATATGTGCGAGAATAGCTGACGATGGGTTCGTAAAACTAAACAtacaattcaaattaaaaacatgGTTTGAGTTCCTATAACTGGTCACTAGTGTCTCCATCAAGTGTTCCTGGTATCAATGTAAACAAACGAATCGCTATTGAAGACAGAGATTCATGTTGATATGAACATTTGCGTTGCTCTCATTACTAGTAttgttatgcaaattatttCAGATGTTAGAACTCTTCCTCTTTGACCTATAACGGTCGTCACTATAAACTGGTATCAATCCAATCCCTGTGATTGATAAACAGGTGTTGTCCGTTTATTAAGCTTTCATAAACTATACTCTGTATTTAAAATCTGACCTGCCTATTATAGAGTATTTGTTCTTTATGATCAGTCACAAATTAAACTGTTTCTTGACCTCATGTGATCCTTTCCAACTCGATGAGCTTACTTAATTCCTTGacagattttatttttaattcatcGTGATTAAGTCTTGTTTGGTTTTGTGATTTCCtttgaatgatatattttcaaatgtgatttgatttgattttcttatAGGCACATCGCGGTGTTTCCTATAATTGATCATATTGAACCCAAAACACTCGAGTACGTCAGTGAATCCGAACATTCCGTCAAAGTTGGCGTTTTTGATTGGTCGTTAGGTGTCACGTGGCAGAATAAACTAACCCACGGCCACGATCCTACCAATCCGATACCTTCACCGGTTATGGCAGACGCGGTGTTCGCGATTAACCGcgaatattttcttaaattggAAGGTTACGATTCTTTCTACACCACGGAGGACACTGCGGACCTGGATTTATCGTTTAAggtaaaaataaatttcaaaataccCCAAACGACCCTTTCATTCGAAATGCCGCGAAAGGGTTGTCAGGGCGCATCACGTGATAAAGTGAACATTTCCCACAATACCTTTCGAGGGAAATAAGATCGGAGATGTGTGGTGTGGTTGTTTGCTGTCAAAAAGAGACATATGATCTTGCCTGAAATTTAAAATCTGCGTTGCAAGCTCAAACGAACAAAGAATATTGTGATGTTTTAATTCAACCTTAAATAGCAGAAAATTCCAGCGTTGCGGAAGGACAGTGGGTGGGggtagccgggggggggggtattccgCTCTAAACCAAACCCTCTTCTACTATATACACCATGTTTGTCTAATAGATGAACGGATTTAGGACGAGGTTTTGAGGAAGGCATTTGTCGTCCAAGCGGCGTCGGTCATGTTCATGACTGTTACAAATGTTCACACCGAGTTATTCCAATGTCGCTGCAATTCATTCTGTGACATCACAAACATTGTTTTCACTATAGGCCTATGTTCATTCCGTACATGGTGGGCCacccatttttttgtgtgtgaatgaaatattcatataCTTCACTGTGAAAGTATATATGTGTAGGCTTgcaatgttcttgtttgtgtaGGGATATATGGGAAGGAagtgtgttcttttgttcatAGAAATAGGGTATAGGCTTACAATTAAGCCTACCTGTGATAATATAAGGTGTCGTGATCTCAATTAAAAAGTGGAATGATGTTATTACATTTTTCGGTATTGCATTCGCATATAATACCTGCATGCATGTGTATGTTTGCATTCCTCGTTGTATAAAGCAGGATCGTTTCTGAcgaatttaatttatttcatagaTATGGATGTGCGGTGGGTCCATAGAACTCCTACCATGTTCCCATGTGGGTCACCTCCATCGACACAGCTTACCTTTCCAGCTCGCTGGTAGAGGTGAGATCAACGATAAGAAGAGACTTGCAGAAATCTGGTTCGGGGAATATAAAAATTTCTTCTATACAATCTTTCCAAATGCGAAGAAAGAGAGTCCAGGCGATTTAATCGACGAAGAGGCTTTAGTGCAGAAACTCAATTGTAAAACGATATATTGGTATTGGGAGACGGTTTATCCGGAGTCGATATGGCCGGTTAACGGTGAAAGATACGGTGAGGTAAGACCATGATATAAAATGATATCtatagaatatttaaaaaaaaaaagtgtgagaACACCTGGAGGGAAATACTCCCAGTATTGAAAGTCTAGAGTGAATATTGACACAACTGCGCATGAGCAATGATGTACGGTCAATTATTACGAACCTGAcgttaaatgaatgaaaattgaTAACGTTTCATATTTTCAACGGTGTATTAGTTATtacgtaataaatattttaGTCTGTAAAGTGTATACGGAGTAACCCACAAACAGTTTTGGGAGGGGGGCTGGACATATCCACCTTAAAAATCCCCTAGTTTAATTAAACGCCAGTAGTGTTGTTGTTATACTATCGGTTTAGCTGATAAATCCAATCGGCTCACGAATGCCTTTGTAAACCTAACCACTTCCCCGCCCATAATAAACGAATTGTTGGTTTACATCTCTGATATTGAGCCATGTACTCCCGAAAGATTGATCTGTTGCATTACAGTTGGAGATGTgcttgaatattcataacattgatTTAACGAAAAGgtcgaccattcgattgatgacCTTTGAACCTAGAGCTCTCTCTATAAGTGGCCCGTCCTTATGTAGCTGCTGATACATTTGTGACACTTTAAACTATTTATAGCAAATGGGAAATTTCCTGACTCAATCGACTACTTCTGATAACATTACAACAACCAATAAACAAGTATATGAAATGGCTCTGTCATTGGCTCATTGCATGACTGACCGAATAAACACATAGCTGTTCATAGATACTAACATGGCGAGTGTGAATGCTTAGACATTCTTATTACCGTTTACTATAAACTGGATATTCGCAAGATATagatgtgacgtcatcactgaCGACATGTCCCTTGTTTTCATAACATTGCAGTTACATCACAAGGAGACAGAGAAGTGTCTGGACATTGCTGTTGAGGAAAATGACCATCTTATTCAGAGCGCAGTTGCATCTGTTATTGTATGTGATGGGGCTGGAACTAGTCAGGTATGGATGCCAATTGGTGACACCTTTTGTGTTCTTTGAGTCATAAATTCAGATCTCAATTAGGGAagtgtcagggggggggggggtatgagaGGAGGGGTACCAGACGGGTACAGATACCAATTTGTGCGATGTTTCTTGAGCCATACAAATAAACATCAgagaacaattttctgttccgTTGAGTCATTCATGCATGTCTCGGTTATGATAGTGTGAAGGGGTAGTGGatgggtttggggggggggggggtaccagtCAGATATACATACCACATGGAGACACGTTTTAGTCCTTTAAATCGACCATAGATAACAGTATTATAGTAAGAGTGGGGTAACGGATGATTGTTTGTAATCGAGAGGGTGCTGTTTGACTCTTAACACTCGTGGCAGCATGAGCCGGTAGTAGGCCTATGTTTCGCTTATATGAACATAATGTAGGACATATCTGATTTCACTGCAAATCAGAAGAAAGAAGGATATTTGCATATTGGGTCTTCAGAAACTACGAATTTGTCCTTCTTTTCCATTACGTCATAGATATGGATGTTGACTTCTATTGGTGAAATTAGAAATAACTTCCTGTGTCTGGAATCGTTCGATGGAAAGAGTGTCACGGCGAGCAAATGCCAtcaacagaagtcaaatcaAGAATGGATGTTCGATTTCTCCGTAAGTAGCCAAAATATGCGTGGCGCTATTCATCTATCTCAGTTTTATGCATATGATGCATACGACTCATCTGCCTACTCATCCGTTATTTTAGCGACATGTCGCACGCCCAGTTCTGGGAAATACAAGTCTTTTTTTTAGTTGGGggagtggggcgggggggggggcttaatgTGGGGGTAATTACGTAATGATTATGATATAAGATACATATTACATTCACATTGTTTGGGGATAGAGTTAATTCTCGTAATATTGAATGCTATCAAGTAGTGCATTCCGGATAGTCTGCCCCCTGTCTGATTTTAAGTCAATGTCAGCATAAAAGTAGGCCTATTACGCTACTTTTCATGACTTTACCTGCATGGCAACTTCTTCCTGTGGGAATGGCCAAAAGACCAAAGTGAGTCAACACAAGTCTGTAATGTAGACTATATATCCAGTTAGGAAGAATAAGTGTCCGTGTAACAATATTTCATCCATTTGTTTTGGTCATTACAGATCGATAGGATATACCATGCAGCTAGCAGACACTGCCTTCATACTGATGCCAATGACAACGTGATACTCAAAGAATGCGAACCATCTCCTGCGCAGTCGTGGAGATTGGCTTCTAGAGGATGAAACTCACAATGAAGTCGATGAATCTTGCTTCTCTCTGTGCAGTCCTCTCTTATGTTACAATACTAACACGACAATAGGA contains:
- the LOC139958801 gene encoding polypeptide N-acetylgalactosaminyltransferase 1-like, whose product is MISRRGLRTIRRRCLRSKTTLLFVAVIALYFWRQRSLISTSDASYQREFDLQHRDDYYAYQYGVGKNEKDDGAKGILLEDGNQENIPEELDAGQFEEEDDSLNGFEKIKKNLGIEVEEEAEVEEEQNVRDLFQLNKAFQNGKSKQNALNKLKEILGLPPDDDAVYDGSLIADPIDKMEADDNEEEKNGGKKKGKLGKLKKKTKLKPLDFEIGEIDRDLPDVRPNECKHKSYPDNLPTASIIIVFYDEGLKTLLRTVHSIVNRSPPHLISEIILIDDYSTREHYTNELKVQLRQINYPIIIRRTKQRFGWVLARIQGAEYAKGDVLIFLDAHTEVTEGWLEPICARIADDGHIAVFPIIDHIEPKTLEYVSESEHSVKVGVFDWSLGVTWQNKLTHGHDPTNPIPSPVMADAVFAINREYFLKLEGYDSFYTTEDTADLDLSFKIWMCGGSIELLPCSHVGHLHRHSLPFQLAGRGEINDKKRLAEIWFGEYKNFFYTIFPNAKKESPGDLIDEEALVQKLNCKTIYWYWETVYPESIWPVNGERYGELHHKETEKCLDIAVEENDHLIQSAVASVIVCDGAGTSQIWMLTSIGEIRNNFLCLESFDGKSVTASKCHQQKSNQEWMFDFSIDRIYHAASRHCLHTDANDNVILKECEPSPAQSWRLASRG